The Deinococcus aquaticus genomic interval GAAGTTCGAGGAGGACAAGGGATTCCTGGCGGCGCTGCGCCGACTGTTCGGGGGGGCCTGACGTGTTTTCCTGGATGAAGCGCGGCCGGACCAAGGAGACCCTGAAAGACCGCCTGGAACTGGTGCTGGCGTACGACCGGGCGCAGATTCCGCCCGGCAAGGTGGATGCGCTGCGGAACGACCTGCTGGAAGTCGTCAAGCGGTACTTCCCGACGGGGAACAGCAGCGTGGAGATCGAGCAGCGGGGCGACATGGTGGTCCTGATGGCGAACATTCCACTGGATGAGGATTCGCCGGGCCGTGCGGCCGAACGCAACCGCTGATCCCGGCCGCCGGGCCCTGCTGCCCAGGCACCCTGCTGCGGTCACCTCAGCTCTAAGCACCTTCACCCTCGCAGGCCGTAGCCTGTGGGGGTGTCGCGTTTGAATGTTCAGTCTGCCTTTCACTCCGGGGTGCCCGTGCGGGCGCCGCTGGCGG includes:
- the minE gene encoding cell division topological specificity factor MinE — translated: MFSWMKRGRTKETLKDRLELVLAYDRAQIPPGKVDALRNDLLEVVKRYFPTGNSSVEIEQRGDMVVLMANIPLDEDSPGRAAERNR